The following proteins come from a genomic window of Streptomyces sp. GS7:
- a CDS encoding FAD-binding and (Fe-S)-binding domain-containing protein, producing MADRTETDKRNGDGSSTGGWSGRQTDRADLARELAAAVRGEVSATAADRALMTMDASNYRRVPDAVVAPRDAEDVAAALRVCRERGVPVVPRGGGTSIAGQATGTGVVLDFTRHLRRIVSLDPEARTAVVQPGVILDDLRAAAAPHGLTFGPDPSTHSRCTLGGMIGNNSCGSHSVAWGTTADNVHELELLTYGGEAVRAGRGTDAAGRPTGLPPRLRDGVRALVDGELALLRTGYPTGLPRRISGYALDALLPEAGTDLARALTGSEGTLGVVTEATVRLVDTPAARVLAVLAYPDESAAAEAAHTLLPHGPLTVEGMAADLVGDATGLPKGGAWLFGEMGGESRAEATARAEELCRAAAADGATGHTVVADPAGQRALWRIREDASGTATRLPDGSEAWPGWEDCAVPPARLGPYLRDFRALLAQHGLRGTPYGHFGDGCIHVRIDFDLLTAPGIRRFREFSYDLGALVVAHGGSLSGEHGDGQARAELLPKMYGDELVGLFGRFKDLWDPAAGLNPGMLVRPARLDENLRFAVLPQRPVPVEFGYPHDNGDFSAAVRRCVGVAKCRTSAVGPGSADVMCPSFRATGEEQHSTRGRARLLHEMLAGEVVTDGWRSPEVRDALDLCLSCKGCRSDCPVGVDMATYKAEFLHHHYAGRIRPAAHYALGRLPQWLRAAAPAAPLLNALARTPLAAVARRVAGIAPERTIPALATETFSRWWWNRLKAGQAGQGGGGHAADRTVLLWPDTFTNYLSPQVGRAAVSVLEDAGLRPLLPPATPVRPAGHALPLSRLRRPALCCGLTYVSTGQLDRARAVMRRTVDVLEPLLQGGLPLVVLEPSCAAALRTDLPELLAGDDDPRAARLAASVRTFAEVLEERAPDWTPPRLDRPVAGQTHCHQHAVLGDAADRRLRERAGLSGELSGGCCGLAGNFGFERGHYDVSVTCAEEQLLPAVRGAAPDAEILADGFSCRTQLDQLGARRGRHLAEVLAEGLVEGLAPGGEEGPEEGAARELP from the coding sequence ATGGCTGATCGCACGGAGACGGACAAGCGGAACGGCGACGGATCGAGCACGGGCGGCTGGAGCGGGCGGCAGACCGACCGGGCGGACCTGGCGCGCGAACTGGCCGCGGCGGTACGGGGCGAGGTCTCGGCCACCGCCGCCGACCGGGCCCTGATGACGATGGACGCGTCCAACTACCGGCGGGTCCCGGACGCGGTGGTCGCGCCCCGGGACGCCGAGGACGTCGCGGCGGCGCTGCGGGTGTGCCGGGAGCGCGGCGTCCCCGTGGTGCCGCGCGGCGGCGGCACCAGCATCGCCGGTCAGGCGACCGGCACCGGCGTGGTCCTCGACTTCACCCGCCATCTGCGCCGGATCGTGTCGCTGGACCCCGAAGCCCGTACGGCCGTCGTCCAGCCGGGCGTCATCCTGGACGACCTGCGGGCCGCCGCCGCCCCCCACGGCCTCACCTTCGGGCCCGACCCCTCCACCCACAGCCGCTGCACCCTGGGCGGCATGATCGGCAACAACTCCTGCGGATCGCACTCGGTGGCCTGGGGCACCACCGCCGACAACGTCCACGAGCTGGAGCTGCTGACCTACGGCGGCGAAGCAGTACGGGCCGGCCGCGGCACGGACGCCGCCGGCCGCCCCACCGGACTGCCGCCCCGCCTGCGGGACGGCGTAAGGGCCCTGGTGGACGGGGAGTTGGCGCTGCTGCGGACCGGCTACCCCACCGGCCTCCCGCGCCGGATCTCCGGATACGCGCTGGACGCGCTGCTCCCGGAGGCCGGCACCGACCTCGCCCGCGCCCTCACCGGCAGCGAGGGCACCCTCGGGGTCGTCACGGAGGCCACCGTACGGCTCGTCGACACCCCGGCGGCGCGGGTGCTCGCCGTGCTCGCCTACCCCGACGAGAGCGCCGCCGCCGAGGCCGCGCACACCCTGCTGCCGCACGGGCCGCTGACCGTCGAGGGCATGGCCGCCGACCTGGTCGGCGATGCCACCGGGCTGCCGAAGGGCGGCGCCTGGCTGTTCGGGGAGATGGGCGGGGAGAGCCGGGCCGAGGCGACCGCACGGGCCGAGGAGCTGTGCCGGGCGGCCGCCGCGGACGGCGCCACCGGCCACACGGTGGTCGCCGACCCGGCCGGACAGCGCGCGCTGTGGCGCATCCGCGAGGACGCGTCCGGCACCGCGACCCGCCTCCCGGATGGCAGCGAGGCATGGCCCGGCTGGGAGGACTGCGCCGTACCGCCCGCCCGACTCGGCCCGTATCTACGGGACTTCCGCGCCCTGCTCGCCCAGCACGGGCTGCGCGGCACCCCCTACGGCCACTTCGGCGACGGCTGCATCCACGTCCGCATCGACTTCGACCTGCTGACCGCCCCCGGCATCCGCCGTTTCCGCGAATTCTCCTACGATCTCGGCGCGTTGGTGGTCGCCCACGGCGGCTCGCTCTCCGGCGAACACGGCGACGGCCAGGCCCGCGCCGAACTCCTCCCCAAGATGTACGGCGACGAACTGGTCGGCCTCTTCGGCCGGTTCAAGGACCTTTGGGACCCGGCCGCCGGCCTCAACCCCGGCATGCTGGTACGCCCCGCCCGGCTCGACGAGAACCTCCGCTTCGCCGTGCTCCCCCAGCGCCCCGTCCCGGTCGAGTTCGGCTATCCCCACGACAACGGCGACTTCTCCGCGGCCGTACGCCGCTGCGTCGGCGTCGCCAAGTGCCGGACGAGCGCGGTCGGTCCGGGCTCCGCCGACGTGATGTGCCCCTCGTTCCGCGCCACCGGTGAGGAGCAGCACTCGACCCGCGGGCGGGCCCGGCTGCTGCACGAGATGCTGGCCGGCGAGGTCGTCACGGACGGCTGGCGCTCCCCGGAAGTACGCGACGCGCTCGACCTCTGCCTGTCCTGCAAGGGCTGCCGCAGCGACTGTCCCGTGGGCGTCGACATGGCCACCTACAAGGCCGAGTTCCTGCACCACCACTACGCGGGCCGGATCCGCCCCGCCGCCCACTACGCGCTCGGCCGCCTCCCGCAGTGGCTGCGCGCCGCCGCCCCCGCCGCACCGCTCCTCAACGCCCTCGCCCGCACGCCGCTGGCCGCCGTCGCCCGGCGCGTCGCCGGGATCGCCCCCGAGCGGACGATCCCGGCCCTGGCCACCGAAACGTTCAGCCGGTGGTGGTGGAACCGGCTGAAGGCGGGGCAGGCGGGGCAAGGAGGCGGCGGCCATGCCGCCGACCGCACCGTCCTCCTCTGGCCCGACACCTTCACCAACTACCTCTCCCCGCAGGTCGGCCGCGCCGCCGTAAGCGTCCTGGAGGACGCCGGGCTGCGCCCACTGCTCCCGCCCGCCACCCCCGTCCGCCCCGCGGGCCACGCCCTCCCCCTCTCCCGGCTGCGCCGCCCCGCCCTGTGCTGCGGCCTGACCTACGTCTCCACCGGCCAGCTCGACCGCGCGCGGGCCGTCATGCGCCGCACCGTCGACGTCCTCGAACCGCTGCTGCAGGGCGGCCTCCCGCTCGTCGTCCTCGAACCGAGCTGCGCCGCCGCCCTCCGTACGGACCTGCCGGAGCTGCTCGCCGGCGACGATGACCCGCGGGCCGCCCGGCTCGCCGCCTCCGTACGGACCTTCGCCGAGGTCCTGGAGGAACGGGCCCCCGACTGGACCCCGCCCCGCCTCGACCGCCCGGTCGCCGGCCAGACCCACTGCCACCAGCACGCCGTCCTCGGCGACGCCGCCGACCGACGGCTGCGGGAACGGGCCGGGCTGAGCGGCGAGTTGAGCGGCGGCTGCTGCGGCCTGGCCGGCAACTTCGGCTTCGAGCGCGGGCATTACGACGTGTCCGTGACGTGCGCCGAGGAACAGCTCCTGCCGGCGGTGCGAGGCGCCGCCCCGGACGCGGAGATCCTCGCGGACGGCTTCTCCTGCCGCACCCAGCTCGACCAGCTCGGGGCGCGGCGGGGACGGCATCTGGCGGAGGTGCTGGCGGAGGGGTTGGTGGAGGGGTTGGCGCCTGGTGGGGAGGAGGGTCCGGAGGAGGGTGCCGCTCGCGAACTGCCCTAG
- a CDS encoding DUF397 domain-containing protein, with the protein MSSELTWRKSSYSGSAGGECVEVAVGPGTAHVHIRDSKRTAGPRLSVLPAAWSAFLRHVASAE; encoded by the coding sequence ATGAGCAGCGAACTGACCTGGCGAAAGTCGAGCTACAGCGGCTCGGCCGGCGGTGAATGTGTCGAGGTTGCGGTCGGTCCCGGCACCGCTCACGTGCATATACGCGACTCGAAGCGCACGGCGGGCCCGCGCCTCTCCGTGCTGCCCGCCGCCTGGTCCGCCTTCCTCCGCCACGTCGCCTCGGCGGAGTGA
- a CDS encoding PPOX class F420-dependent oxidoreductase codes for MTIPPIPGLAPFERQGTILLTTYKRDGTGVGTPVSIAVDGDHAYFRTFGSAWKVRRMRNFPEVEIRAATWRGRPTGPVLRARARLLDPQTREYRRAERSLTRKYPLTHGLLVPLVHRLKRERTLHYELRLIEGEEAWPASRTRR; via the coding sequence ATGACGATTCCTCCCATCCCCGGCCTCGCCCCCTTCGAGCGGCAGGGGACGATCCTGCTCACGACGTACAAGCGGGACGGCACCGGCGTCGGCACGCCGGTGAGCATCGCGGTGGACGGCGACCACGCCTACTTCCGCACCTTCGGCAGCGCCTGGAAGGTCAGGCGGATGCGGAACTTCCCCGAGGTGGAGATCCGCGCCGCCACCTGGCGCGGGCGGCCCACCGGGCCGGTGCTGCGGGCGCGGGCCCGGCTGCTCGACCCGCAGACCCGCGAATACCGGCGTGCCGAGCGGTCGTTGACGCGCAAGTACCCGCTGACCCACGGGCTGCTGGTGCCGCTGGTGCACCGGCTGAAACGGGAGCGGACGCTCCACTACGAGCTGCGGCTGATCGAGGGGGAGGAGGCGTGGCCAGCGTCACGTACCCGGCGGTAG
- a CDS encoding FAD-binding oxidoreductase: protein MTTEELLAQPRPAAAATADAPAPLDPAALAALVARVGGPVLVPGDAGYDAERSGFQAAYRHRPAVVVGAVDAADVAAAVGFARAQGLPVAVQATGHGLSAATDGGLLISTRRMAGVRVDPATRTARVEAGAVWGQVVEAAAPHGLAPLNGSSPGVGVVSYTLGGGVGVLARTYGYAADQVRAVELVTADARRVRVTADHEPDLFRGLLGGGHGLGVVTAMEFGLVPVARLYGGQLVFGGAQIEDALEAYLRWTDTVPDELTSSLALIVYPDLPQLPAPLRGRHLLQIRIAYTGSAEEGERLVAPLRALGPAISDDLREMPYAESHTIHRDPSDPHPYNGDNALLSGLDAAALRRVAELTGPAAPVMVVVQLNHLGGALATGTAAVGHRDARFALRLLSPLGTVDPEADLATVRAVHAEALAAVAPWRLGRSVNFLFGAQRDRADAAEVARSAHGAADRARLAALKATHDPANVFRFHPYGA, encoded by the coding sequence ATGACGACCGAAGAGCTTCTCGCCCAGCCCCGCCCCGCCGCTGCCGCCACCGCCGACGCCCCCGCCCCGCTCGACCCCGCCGCCCTGGCCGCCCTCGTGGCGCGGGTCGGCGGCCCCGTCCTGGTCCCCGGGGACGCGGGCTACGACGCCGAGCGCTCCGGGTTCCAGGCCGCGTACCGGCACCGGCCGGCGGTCGTCGTCGGGGCGGTGGACGCCGCGGACGTCGCGGCCGCGGTCGGCTTCGCCCGCGCGCAGGGACTGCCGGTCGCCGTCCAGGCCACCGGGCACGGGCTGTCCGCCGCGACCGACGGCGGACTGCTGATCAGCACCCGGCGGATGGCCGGGGTGCGGGTGGACCCGGCGACGCGCACCGCGCGGGTCGAGGCGGGCGCCGTCTGGGGGCAGGTCGTCGAGGCGGCGGCTCCCCACGGGCTCGCGCCCCTCAACGGCTCGTCCCCCGGGGTCGGGGTCGTCTCGTACACCCTCGGCGGCGGCGTCGGGGTGCTGGCCCGCACCTACGGGTACGCCGCCGACCAGGTGCGGGCCGTCGAGCTGGTCACCGCCGACGCGCGCCGGGTGCGGGTCACCGCCGACCACGAACCCGACCTCTTCCGCGGCCTGCTCGGCGGCGGACACGGCCTGGGGGTGGTGACCGCGATGGAGTTCGGGCTGGTGCCGGTGGCCCGGCTCTACGGTGGGCAACTCGTCTTCGGCGGCGCGCAGATCGAGGACGCGCTGGAGGCGTATCTGCGCTGGACCGACACCGTCCCCGACGAGCTGACCTCGTCCCTCGCGCTGATCGTCTACCCCGACCTCCCGCAGCTGCCCGCGCCGCTGCGCGGGCGCCATCTCCTCCAGATCCGCATCGCGTACACGGGGAGCGCCGAGGAGGGCGAGCGGCTGGTGGCGCCGCTGCGCGCACTGGGCCCGGCGATCAGCGACGACCTGCGCGAGATGCCGTACGCCGAGTCGCACACCATCCACCGCGACCCGAGCGATCCGCACCCCTACAACGGCGACAACGCACTGCTCAGCGGCCTGGACGCGGCAGCGCTGCGCCGGGTGGCCGAACTGACCGGGCCGGCCGCGCCGGTGATGGTCGTGGTCCAGCTGAACCACCTGGGCGGTGCGCTGGCGACCGGGACCGCTGCGGTCGGCCACCGGGACGCGCGGTTCGCGCTGCGGCTGCTGTCGCCGCTGGGCACCGTCGACCCGGAGGCGGACCTGGCGACCGTACGGGCGGTGCACGCCGAGGCGCTGGCGGCGGTCGCGCCCTGGCGGCTCGGCCGGAGCGTGAACTTCCTCTTCGGCGCGCAGCGGGACCGGGCGGACGCGGCGGAGGTGGCGCGCAGCGCCCACGGTGCGGCGGACCGGGCGCGACTGGCCGCCCTCAAGGCCACCCACGACCCGGCGAACGTCTTCCGCTTCCACCCGTACGGGGCGTGA
- a CDS encoding LysR family transcriptional regulator gives MSIELRHLRCFLAIADTLSVTRAAERLHLTQPAVSRTLRQLEQDLGVRLVDRSTHHLALTPDGLAFRDQAAIAVTAFDRALGHARRSGWPLRLGHAWSAAGTDTTALLRRWHEKHPGTPLELLRIDDRTAGLARGDVDAALLRGEVRVPGLITEQLTTEPRVAGLPADDPLAGRPALSLTDLADRTLALNTVSGTTTLDLWPTTARPAATITIGNTDDWLAAITGGRAIGVTTSATAEMHPHPSMAYVPLTDAPPVPVVIAWRDGPGHPRIPDLVALAHEVMGRRHTAPNAT, from the coding sequence ATGAGCATCGAGCTGCGCCATCTCCGCTGCTTTCTCGCCATCGCCGACACCCTCAGCGTGACCCGCGCCGCCGAACGCCTGCACCTGACCCAGCCCGCCGTCTCCCGTACGCTCCGGCAACTGGAGCAGGACCTCGGCGTGCGCCTCGTCGACCGCTCCACCCACCACCTCGCCCTCACCCCGGACGGCCTCGCCTTCCGCGACCAGGCCGCCATCGCGGTCACCGCCTTCGACCGGGCCCTCGGCCACGCCCGCCGTAGCGGCTGGCCGCTGCGCCTGGGCCACGCCTGGTCCGCGGCCGGTACGGACACCACCGCGCTGCTCCGCCGCTGGCACGAGAAGCACCCGGGCACCCCCCTCGAACTCCTCCGCATCGACGACCGCACGGCCGGCCTCGCCCGCGGCGACGTGGACGCGGCCCTGCTGCGCGGCGAGGTCCGCGTCCCCGGACTGATCACCGAGCAGCTGACGACGGAGCCCCGGGTGGCCGGCCTCCCCGCCGACGACCCGCTGGCCGGCCGCCCCGCGCTCTCCCTGACCGACCTCGCCGACCGCACCCTCGCCCTCAACACGGTCTCCGGGACCACCACCCTCGACCTGTGGCCCACCACGGCCCGCCCCGCCGCGACGATCACCATCGGCAACACGGACGACTGGCTCGCCGCGATCACGGGCGGCCGCGCCATCGGCGTCACCACGTCGGCCACCGCCGAGATGCACCCGCACCCGTCGATGGCGTACGTCCCGCTGACCGACGCCCCACCCGTCCCGGTCGTGATCGCCTGGCGCGACGGCCCGGGACACCCGCGCATCCCGGACCTGGTGGCCCTGGCCCACGAGGTGATGGGCCGCCGCCACACCGCACCGAACGCCACCTAG
- a CDS encoding helix-turn-helix transcriptional regulator, which yields MKSDRLLSILLLLQTRGRVPASELATRLEVSTRTVYRDVESLSAAGVPVYAERGRHGGIALLPGFRTDVTGMTTDEARALFILAAQGAHTALGLDGALGSALRKVMAALPAPHRPAAELAGRRILVDPDRWMSGPRPAVDLDELHTAVFTDQRLRIRYRHGGQTALRTYTVDPYGLVAKAGTWYLVADRRGRPRLFRADRVASAALTDAPVRRRPGVELTDVWQVLRREVEERPADVRITARIRPDRLDLAVRILGGALTGPPRTDDPEGDGWAVIELAYPVLPAVRQLLQFGDTLEVLHPPEARRVLARAAADLTALYAADAPAP from the coding sequence GTGAAGTCCGACCGCCTGCTCTCGATCCTGCTGCTCCTCCAGACCCGCGGCCGGGTCCCGGCCAGTGAACTCGCCACGCGCCTGGAGGTCTCCACCCGGACCGTCTACCGCGACGTCGAGTCGCTGTCGGCGGCCGGTGTGCCGGTCTACGCCGAACGCGGGCGGCACGGCGGGATCGCGCTGCTGCCCGGCTTCCGCACGGACGTGACGGGGATGACCACCGACGAGGCCCGCGCGCTGTTCATCCTGGCCGCGCAGGGCGCGCACACCGCCCTCGGCCTGGACGGCGCGCTGGGCTCGGCGCTGCGCAAGGTGATGGCGGCGCTGCCGGCCCCGCACCGCCCGGCCGCCGAACTCGCCGGCCGCCGCATCCTGGTGGACCCGGACCGCTGGATGAGCGGGCCGCGCCCCGCCGTCGACCTGGACGAGCTGCACACCGCCGTCTTCACCGACCAGCGGCTGCGGATCCGCTACCGGCACGGCGGCCAGACGGCGTTGCGCACCTACACCGTCGACCCGTACGGCCTGGTCGCCAAGGCCGGCACCTGGTACCTGGTCGCCGACCGGCGCGGCCGGCCGCGGCTGTTCCGGGCCGACCGGGTGGCGTCGGCGGCCCTCACCGACGCCCCGGTGCGGCGCCGGCCGGGCGTGGAACTCACGGACGTCTGGCAGGTGCTGCGCCGCGAGGTGGAGGAGCGGCCGGCGGACGTCCGCATCACCGCCCGGATCCGCCCGGACCGGCTGGATCTGGCCGTACGGATCCTGGGCGGGGCGCTGACCGGGCCGCCGCGCACCGACGACCCGGAGGGGGACGGCTGGGCCGTCATCGAGCTGGCGTACCCGGTGCTCCCCGCCGTCCGCCAACTGCTCCAGTTCGGCGACACCCTCGAAGTCCTGCACCCGCCCGAGGCCCGCCGGGTCCTGGCCCGCGCCGCGGCCGACCTCACCGCCCTCTACGCGGCGGACGCCCCGGCCCCGTGA
- a CDS encoding Scr1 family TA system antitoxin-like transcriptional regulator, protein MATVLERLQLRNVSLQVMPTDAAEHPCIDGPLVLVEMPELRMLGYVEGHARSQLVSDRKEVGDLMRRYGMIRTQALSTGESIKFIEKLAG, encoded by the coding sequence ATGGCGACGGTCTTGGAGCGGCTACAGCTGCGCAACGTCTCGCTCCAGGTCATGCCGACAGACGCTGCGGAACACCCGTGCATCGACGGTCCATTGGTCTTGGTGGAGATGCCCGAGCTGCGCATGCTGGGCTATGTGGAGGGGCACGCGAGGAGCCAGCTCGTCTCTGACCGAAAGGAGGTCGGAGACCTGATGAGGCGCTATGGAATGATCCGTACGCAGGCCCTGTCCACCGGGGAATCCATCAAATTCATCGAGAAGTTGGCAGGGTAG
- a CDS encoding EamA family transporter, whose amino-acid sequence MPQPVPASPEVLIAEVEAGAAGPAGARARLGSVALVIGGIVTLQFGSSVAVLLFPRVGALGVVTLRLVVASLVLLIACRPKVRGYTRGDWATVLAFGVALVGMNSLFYQAIDRIPLGAAVTLEFLGPLILSVATSRRLLSVLWAALALGGVVLLGRAGFDGLNPLGAGCALAAGGLWAAYILLSARTGQRFPQADGLALAMTVAALLSLPLGAFSAGSALLDPVTLGLGAAVALMSSVMPYTLELLALRKLPASGFAVMMSLEPAAAATAGFLVLHQSLGWVELVAIGLVVVASAGAVLSGSRRR is encoded by the coding sequence ATACCGCAGCCGGTGCCGGCCTCGCCCGAGGTGCTGATCGCCGAGGTGGAGGCCGGGGCCGCGGGGCCCGCGGGGGCGCGTGCCCGGCTCGGGTCGGTGGCGCTGGTGATCGGCGGGATCGTCACGCTGCAGTTCGGGTCGTCGGTGGCGGTGCTGCTGTTCCCGCGGGTCGGTGCGCTGGGCGTCGTCACGCTGCGGCTGGTCGTGGCTTCGTTGGTGCTGCTGATCGCCTGCCGGCCGAAGGTACGCGGCTACACGCGGGGCGACTGGGCCACGGTCCTCGCCTTCGGCGTCGCACTCGTCGGCATGAACTCGCTCTTCTATCAGGCCATTGACCGCATCCCCCTGGGCGCGGCGGTCACGCTGGAATTTCTCGGTCCGCTGATCCTGTCGGTCGCCACGTCGCGGCGGCTGCTGAGCGTGCTGTGGGCGGCGCTGGCGCTGGGCGGCGTCGTGCTGCTGGGGCGTGCCGGGTTCGACGGGCTGAATCCGCTCGGGGCCGGGTGTGCGCTGGCGGCGGGCGGGCTCTGGGCCGCGTACATCCTGCTGTCGGCCCGTACCGGACAGCGGTTCCCGCAGGCCGACGGGCTGGCGCTGGCCATGACGGTCGCGGCGCTGCTCAGTCTGCCGCTCGGAGCCTTCAGCGCGGGGTCGGCGCTGCTCGACCCGGTCACGCTGGGACTGGGGGCGGCGGTGGCGCTGATGTCCTCGGTGATGCCGTACACGCTGGAGCTGCTGGCCCTGCGCAAGCTTCCCGCCTCCGGCTTCGCGGTCATGATGAGCCTGGAGCCGGCCGCGGCGGCCACCGCTGGATTCCTGGTGCTGCACCAGTCGTTGGGGTGGGTGGAGTTGGTCGCCATCGGGTTGGTGGTGGTGGCGAGTGCGGGTGCGGTGCTGAGCGGGTCTCGTCGGCGCTGA
- a CDS encoding GDSL-type esterase/lipase family protein encodes MCVGDSMTIGSAGDFTWRYRMWQHLNASCPAPFRIVGPRHTLHDPATDTPASSAYGDPDFPQDARRHLAGWGEGWLHMAPLIGDAVRAHDADTLLVSLGLIDLGFYTNAEQTAENVRRFVAGARAAAPHIRAVLLPVIPNVRATADPDFGAQCARFNELLAKAVADLSAPGSPLLLASEPAGWEIDRATYDGTHPSAFGEHLLAGAFADAMHQAWGVGGPYAG; translated from the coding sequence ATGTGCGTCGGCGACTCGATGACGATCGGCAGCGCCGGCGATTTCACGTGGCGCTACCGGATGTGGCAGCACCTGAACGCGTCCTGCCCCGCCCCGTTCCGCATCGTCGGGCCGCGCCACACACTGCATGACCCGGCCACCGACACCCCCGCCTCGTCCGCGTACGGCGACCCGGACTTCCCGCAGGACGCCCGCCGGCACCTCGCCGGGTGGGGCGAGGGCTGGCTGCACATGGCGCCGCTGATCGGCGACGCGGTGCGCGCGCACGACGCGGACACCCTGCTGGTCTCGCTCGGCCTGATCGACCTCGGCTTCTACACGAACGCGGAGCAGACCGCCGAGAACGTGCGGCGCTTCGTGGCCGGGGCGCGGGCGGCGGCGCCGCACATACGGGCGGTGCTGCTGCCCGTGATACCGAACGTGCGGGCCACGGCGGACCCGGACTTCGGCGCGCAGTGCGCCCGCTTCAACGAGCTGCTGGCGAAGGCGGTCGCCGATCTGTCCGCGCCCGGCTCGCCGCTGCTGCTGGCCTCCGAGCCGGCCGGCTGGGAGATCGACCGCGCCACGTACGACGGGACGCATCCGTCGGCGTTCGGGGAGCACCTGCTGGCTGGGGCGTTCGCCGACGCGATGCACCAGGCGTGGGGCGTCGGCGGCCCGTACGCCGGATAG
- the serC gene encoding phosphoserine transaminase produces MADIQIPADIKPADGRFGAGPSKVRTEALDALAATGSSLLGTSHRQAPVKNLVGKVRDGVRDLFQLPEGYEVVLGNGGSTAFWDIATHGLIENKSQHLSFGEFSSKFAKAAKLAPWLAEPTVISADPGSHPEPRAEAGVDVYAFTHNETSTGVAAPIRRVPGADEGALVLVDATSGAGGLPVDIAQTDVYYFAPQKSFASDGGLWLGVFSPAALERARAVHASGRHVPEFFSLPTAIDNSLKNQTYNTPSLATLFLLNEQLEWINGQGGLDWAVGRTAASSRTLYGWAEDSKYATPFVTDPAKRSQVIGTIDFNDDIDAAAVAKALRANGIVDTEPYRKLGRNQLRIAMFPAIDPSDVEALTACVDYVIGQL; encoded by the coding sequence GTGGCTGATATCCAGATCCCCGCTGACATCAAGCCCGCCGACGGACGGTTCGGCGCGGGCCCCTCCAAGGTGCGTACGGAGGCGCTCGACGCCCTCGCCGCCACCGGTTCCTCTCTTCTCGGCACGTCCCACCGCCAGGCCCCGGTCAAGAACCTGGTCGGCAAGGTGCGCGACGGCGTGCGCGACCTCTTCCAGCTGCCCGAGGGCTACGAGGTCGTCCTCGGCAACGGCGGTTCCACCGCGTTCTGGGACATCGCGACGCACGGCCTGATCGAGAACAAGTCGCAGCACCTGTCCTTCGGCGAGTTCTCCTCGAAGTTCGCCAAGGCCGCCAAGCTGGCGCCGTGGCTCGCCGAGCCCACCGTCATCTCCGCCGACCCGGGCAGCCACCCGGAGCCGCGGGCCGAGGCGGGCGTGGACGTCTACGCCTTCACCCACAACGAGACCTCCACCGGTGTCGCCGCCCCCATCCGCCGGGTGCCCGGCGCGGACGAGGGCGCCCTGGTCCTGGTCGACGCCACCTCCGGCGCCGGCGGCCTCCCCGTCGACATCGCCCAGACCGACGTCTACTACTTCGCCCCGCAGAAGTCCTTCGCCTCGGACGGCGGCCTGTGGCTCGGGGTGTTCTCCCCCGCCGCCCTGGAGCGCGCCCGCGCCGTCCACGCGTCCGGCCGCCACGTCCCGGAGTTCTTCTCGCTGCCCACGGCGATCGACAACTCCCTCAAGAACCAGACGTACAACACCCCGTCGCTGGCCACCCTCTTCCTGCTCAACGAGCAGCTGGAGTGGATCAACGGCCAGGGCGGCCTGGACTGGGCGGTCGGCCGCACCGCCGCCTCGTCGCGCACCCTCTACGGCTGGGCCGAGGACTCCAAGTACGCCACCCCGTTCGTCACCGACCCGGCGAAGCGCTCGCAGGTCATCGGCACGATCGACTTCAACGACGACATCGACGCCGCGGCGGTCGCCAAGGCGCTGCGCGCCAACGGCATCGTCGACACCGAGCCCTACCGCAAGCTCGGCCGCAACCAGCTGCGCATCGCGATGTTCCCGGCGATCGACCCGTCGGACGTCGAGGCCCTGACGGCCTGCGTCGACTACGTGATCGGCCAGCTGTAG